TGGCGGAAGCAACACCGGATTTTATGCATCTTTTTGGAGTTGATATCGCGCTTCTTGGCTATCAGGGAACTGTCATCCCTGTCCTGCTAGCGGTTTATGTGATGAGCAAGATTGAGAAATGGACAAGAAAAGTGGTTCCTCATTCCGTAGATTTGCTTGTTACACCTTTTGTCACAGTGATTGTCACCGGGTTTGTAGCTTTTATCGCGATTGGTCCTTTAGGCAGAGCGCTTGGCTCCGGCATTACGGTTGCTTTAACGTATGTATATGATCATGCCGGTTTTGTCGCGGGTCTGATTTTCGGGGGCACGTATTCACTTATTGTTTTGACAGGCGTCCATCACAGTTTCCATGCGATTGAGGCAGGACTTATTGCGGACATCGGCAAAAACTACTTGCTGCCGATTTGGTCAATGGCGAATGTCGCACAGGGCGGGGCCGGCCTTGCCGTCTTCTTTATGGCAAAAAAGGCAAAGACAAAAGAAATCGCGCTTCCGGCTGCATTCTCTGCTTTTCTGGGCATTACTGAACCAGTCATATTCGGAGTCAATCTTCGCTACCGTAAGCCATTTATCGCCGCGATGATCGGTGGCGCATTAGGCGGTGCATATGTCGTATTTACTCAGGTTGCTGCAAACGCTTACGGGTTAACGGGTATTCCGATGATCGCCATTGCTGCGCCGTTTGGTGTTGGCAACTTGATCAACTATCTGATTGGAATGGCCATTGCGGGAGTGTCAGCATTCATCGCAGCGTTTATCATGAAGATTAATGAAGATGAGGGGAGAAAAAAATGACATCACATGATCAGGAGCTTCGTCGCCGGGCATATGAAGAAGTGGAGAAAAAAGAGCGGATCGCTAACAGCGATCCGCATCGCCAGCATTTTCATATCATGCCGCCGGTTGGGCTGCTGAATGATCCGAATGGCGTGATATATTGGAAGGGTAGCTATCATGTGTTTTTTCAGTGGCAGCCGTTTCAGACAGGGCATGGCGCGAAATTCTGGGGCCATTATACGAGTCCGGATGCTGTGAATTGGAAGCGGGAAGAGATTGCGCTGGCACCGAGTGATTGGTTCGATAAAAACGGCTGCTACTCGGGTAGCGCTGTCACCAAAGACGGTCGTCTTTATCTGTTGTACACTGGTAATGTCAAGGATCAGGATGGCAATCGAGAAACATATCAATGCCTTGCTGTATCTGACGACGGGCTGACTTTTGAGAAAAAGGGTGTCGTCGCCCGCCTCCCGGAAGGATACACCGCACATTTTCGCGACCCGAAGGTATGGGAGCATGAAGGCACATGGTATATGGTGATCGGCGCGCAAACGGAGAATTTGAAAGGACACGCTGTGTTGTTTGCTTCGGATAACCTGACGGAGTGGAGATTTCTCGGCCCGATAACCGGTGCGGGTTTCAACGGGCTTGACGATTTCGGGTACATGTGGGAATGCCCTGACTTGTTTTCTCTTCAGGAGTCCGACGTGCTGATTGTCTCGCCTCAGGGTCTTGAGACTGATGGTTTTCGATATCAGAACGTGTATCAATCAGGTTATTTTGTCGGGCGTCTTGATTATAACCAGCCTGAACTAAAGCACGGCCATTTTTCAGAACTTGATCAAGGTTTTGATTTCTACGCTCCGCAAACACTTGAAGACGATCAGGGAAGGCGGATTTTGTTTGCGTGGATGGCTGTGCCTGACCAGGATGAAGGGTCTCATCCGACGATTGACTATCACTGGATTCACTGTATGACGCTGCCGAGACAGCTGACGCTATCAGGAGAGAAGCTGATTCAGCAGCCGCTGCCTGAGCTGAAAGCCATGCGCAGGAATGAGAAAAATATACAAATCAACATGCACGGGTCATCTGGTACGATTCCGGTTGAAAACCCTGCAAGAGCTGAGATCCTCATGAAAGACATTGATACGGAGTCCGGTTTTTCAATCCGTATCCGCGGAGCGGCTGCGTTCTCCTTTGATAAGGAGAAGGGAGTTGTTACGCTGGAGCGGACGAGCTTCGACGGAACACGAACAGAAGAGAGACATTGCCGCATCAAGGATGTGCATGCCGTGCACATGTTTATCGATGCGTCTTCTATAGAAATCTTTATCAATGAGGGAGAAGAGGTCTTCAGTGCGAGATATTTTCCTTTCCCGGGAAATCATGAAGTGAAAGCCAGCTCGGCGGGAAAATCTGCTATGAACGTCGGAATCTGGACACTTATGTAGAAAATCCTTCTATTTTCTTATGTGAAATCTGAGCCATCTGTGCTATTCTTCAACGATAACCTACTATTTTTTTCTGTAAAAGGAGTTGTTTTCTTGAATATACATGAACAGAAGATAACACCGGAATGTTTGGAAAAGGCTGCGGACCAAGTTGAAGATAAGCGGGAAGAATATAAGGATGTGCTGCTGCAGCTGAAAAAAATGCTTGGCGGGACCTCACCGCACAGTGAAACAGCGGAAGTTCTTTCACGGGCATATGAGCAAATGAAGGAATATGCACTTTTTGTTCAGTCGATAGAAACGTTTTTGAGGAAATCAGCGAACAACTTAAAAATCAAATAAACAGGCTGCCGATGGTATCGGCAGTTTTTTCTGTGAAAAGTGATCGATCATATAAAAAAGGCTGCCTCTCTGGAAGGCAGCCGATGTTGTTTATGATGATTGATCCATACGATGTGCGGAATGCTTCGTAGGTCCAACATACTGGTTGAGCGGGAAGGATTCTTTAATGGCAGCGGTAATGAATTCTTTCGCTGCGTAAATGGCTTCTTTGACTTCCGCACCTTTGGCGAGCTCCGCTGTCACGGCAGCTGAGAAGGTACAGCCTGCGCCATGTGTATAAGGTGTATCGATCATATCGCTTTCAAGAACCTCCGCTTTTTCTCCGTCATAGAGAACATCAACGGCTTTTTCGTGTTTGAGTTTGCCTCCGCCTGTAATCACGACATATTGAGCGCCGAGTGCGTGAATTTTTTTCGCGGCTTCGATCATATCGTCAACTGTTTTTAATTCATCCATGCCGCTGAGCTGGCTGGCTTCAAACAAATTCGGTGTAATGACAGTGGCTAGCGGCGCTAATTGCTCGCGCAGGGCTTGGGCGTGCTCCGGATAAAGGACTTCATTTGCTCCTTTGCAAACCATAACGGGGTCAATGACCACATTTTTTAATTGTTTTTCTTTGATCGTTTTTGCCGCAAGCTCGATAATATCAACGGTTGGCAGCATTCCTGTTTTCATGGCGTCCACTCCGATGCCGTCCGTAATCGTTGCAAGCTGGGCGCGGATTGTATCAATATCGATCGGGAATACCTGATGGTCCCAGCTGTTGTTCGGGTCCATCGCAACGATCACCGTTAAGGCAGTCATCCCGTATACGTTTTTCTCTTGAAATGTTTTTAAATCAGCTTGAATCCCAGCACCGCCGCTGGAATCTGAGCCGGCAATGGT
The Bacillus vallismortis genome window above contains:
- the scrA gene encoding PTS system sucrose transporter subunit IIBC; amino-acid sequence: MDYKETAKRLIELLGGKENIISAAHCATRLRLVMKDESKIDQTQVEELDGVKGAFSSSGQYQIIFGTGLVNKVYDAFSKEVDVERDEPVNHQDAAKDKLNPAARFAKTLSNIFVPIIPAIVASGLLMGLLGMINAFQWMSKDSALLQLLDMFSSAAFIFLPILIGVSASKEFGSNPYLGAVIGGIMIHPTLLNPWGLAEATPDFMHLFGVDIALLGYQGTVIPVLLAVYVMSKIEKWTRKVVPHSVDLLVTPFVTVIVTGFVAFIAIGPLGRALGSGITVALTYVYDHAGFVAGLIFGGTYSLIVLTGVHHSFHAIEAGLIADIGKNYLLPIWSMANVAQGGAGLAVFFMAKKAKTKEIALPAAFSAFLGITEPVIFGVNLRYRKPFIAAMIGGALGGAYVVFTQVAANAYGLTGIPMIAIAAPFGVGNLINYLIGMAIAGVSAFIAAFIMKINEDEGRKK
- a CDS encoding bifunctional hydroxymethylpyrimidine kinase/phosphomethylpyrimidine kinase, whose protein sequence is MSMHKALTIAGSDSSGGAGIQADLKTFQEKNVYGMTALTVIVAMDPNNSWDHQVFPIDIDTIRAQLATITDGIGVDAMKTGMLPTVDIIELAAKTIKEKQLKNVVIDPVMVCKGANEVLYPEHAQALREQLAPLATVITPNLFEASQLSGMDELKTVDDMIEAAKKIHALGAQYVVITGGGKLKHEKAVDVLYDGEKAEVLESDMIDTPYTHGAGCTFSAAVTAELAKGAEVKEAIYAAKEFITAAIKESFPLNQYVGPTKHSAHRMDQSS
- the sacA gene encoding sucrose-6-phosphate hydrolase, whose amino-acid sequence is MTSHDQELRRRAYEEVEKKERIANSDPHRQHFHIMPPVGLLNDPNGVIYWKGSYHVFFQWQPFQTGHGAKFWGHYTSPDAVNWKREEIALAPSDWFDKNGCYSGSAVTKDGRLYLLYTGNVKDQDGNRETYQCLAVSDDGLTFEKKGVVARLPEGYTAHFRDPKVWEHEGTWYMVIGAQTENLKGHAVLFASDNLTEWRFLGPITGAGFNGLDDFGYMWECPDLFSLQESDVLIVSPQGLETDGFRYQNVYQSGYFVGRLDYNQPELKHGHFSELDQGFDFYAPQTLEDDQGRRILFAWMAVPDQDEGSHPTIDYHWIHCMTLPRQLTLSGEKLIQQPLPELKAMRRNEKNIQINMHGSSGTIPVENPARAEILMKDIDTESGFSIRIRGAAAFSFDKEKGVVTLERTSFDGTRTEERHCRIKDVHAVHMFIDASSIEIFINEGEEVFSARYFPFPGNHEVKASSAGKSAMNVGIWTLM